From a single Planococcus shenhongbingii genomic region:
- a CDS encoding SprT family protein: MTNKELTELIKEISHSVFHKPFRHEGIFNARLRTTGGRYLLRSHNIEINPKSYEKFGFSELEGIIKHELCHYHLHIEGKGYKHRDADFRMLLKETGSPRFCSSVEPRSERKPAKRYVYECVACNANYMRKIRMNVERYRCGRCSGKLSLK, from the coding sequence ATGACCAATAAAGAACTGACAGAACTGATAAAAGAAATCTCCCATTCAGTATTCCATAAACCGTTTCGCCATGAAGGGATTTTCAATGCGCGTTTACGAACGACAGGCGGGAGATATCTGTTGCGGTCGCACAACATTGAAATCAACCCTAAGTCATATGAAAAATTCGGTTTCTCAGAACTTGAGGGAATCATTAAACATGAATTATGCCATTACCATTTACATATAGAAGGAAAAGGCTATAAACACCGGGATGCCGATTTCAGAATGCTGCTGAAAGAAACCGGTTCTCCGCGCTTCTGTTCTTCAGTAGAGCCAAGATCAGAAAGAAAGCCGGCTAAACGCTATGTTTACGAATGTGTGGCATGCAATGCGAATTACATGCGGAAGATCCGAATGAATGTGGAAAGATATCGCTGTGGACGGTGTTCCGGAAAGCTTTCTCTGAAATAA
- the tsaE gene encoding tRNA (adenosine(37)-N6)-threonylcarbamoyltransferase complex ATPase subunit type 1 TsaE: protein MIYTIEVNSPEETEEFAAKLAGFLKPQDLLTLEGDLGAGKTTFTKGLAKGLGIERMVNSPTFTILKQYEGDLDLNHFDVYRLENSDEDIGFDELFESQAVSVIEWAKFIEEYLPNERLEINIIRKSEESRIIELRPIGPRYEILCKELNLS from the coding sequence ATGATTTATACAATAGAAGTTAATTCTCCTGAAGAAACTGAAGAATTTGCGGCTAAACTTGCGGGCTTTTTAAAACCGCAGGATCTTTTGACGCTTGAAGGAGATCTGGGAGCTGGAAAAACTACATTCACAAAAGGGCTGGCCAAAGGGCTTGGCATAGAGCGGATGGTAAACAGCCCGACGTTTACTATTTTGAAGCAGTACGAAGGGGATCTGGATTTAAACCATTTTGATGTGTACCGGTTAGAAAATAGCGATGAAGACATTGGCTTTGATGAACTGTTTGAAAGCCAGGCGGTTTCTGTTATCGAATGGGCTAAATTCATCGAAGAATACCTTCCAAATGAACGTTTGGAAATCAACATTATCCGGAAGTCGGAAGAAAGCCGAATCATTGAGCTTCGACCGATTGGACCACGATATGAAATTTTGTGCAAGGAGCTAAATTTATCATGA
- the tsaB gene encoding tRNA (adenosine(37)-N6)-threonylcarbamoyltransferase complex dimerization subunit type 1 TsaB → MIYLGIDTSNSPLAIALMSDDTVLIEETTNLKINHSLTAMPAIEEMMKKAKITPKDLTHIAVAEGPGSYTGVRIGLTIAKTLAWSLKIPLHLVSSLKVLAANGQHFDGLICPIMDARRGTVFTGLYAGHSLESVIEDQHSDLKEFLEKVKILNKPVLFTGIDIAVHEGVIREAMGDLALFSAPQNRLPRAVNLIMLAKDVAAEDVHHAVPEYQRITEAEANYIKSQEGQVS, encoded by the coding sequence ATGATTTATTTAGGAATTGATACCTCGAATTCTCCATTGGCAATTGCGCTGATGTCAGATGATACCGTTCTAATAGAAGAAACCACTAATTTAAAAATCAATCATTCTTTGACGGCGATGCCCGCTATTGAAGAAATGATGAAAAAAGCGAAAATTACCCCAAAAGATTTGACGCATATTGCAGTGGCAGAAGGCCCTGGTTCATATACTGGAGTCCGGATCGGTTTGACGATTGCTAAAACACTTGCATGGTCACTGAAAATTCCGCTTCACCTGGTCTCGAGCTTAAAAGTTCTGGCAGCAAATGGACAACATTTTGACGGCTTGATTTGCCCAATTATGGATGCCCGCAGAGGTACGGTCTTTACTGGTCTTTACGCTGGGCATAGTCTGGAGTCAGTGATTGAAGATCAGCACAGTGATTTGAAAGAGTTTTTGGAGAAAGTCAAAATACTCAACAAACCGGTTTTATTCACCGGAATTGATATTGCGGTACATGAAGGGGTTATTCGTGAAGCTATGGGCGATCTGGCTCTTTTCAGCGCCCCTCAGAACCGGTTGCCGCGCGCTGTGAACTTGATCATGCTGGCAAAGGATGTAGCGGCAGAGGATGTCCATCATGCGGTTCCTGAATACCAGCGCATTACAGAAGCAGAAGCCAATTATATTAAAAGCCAAGAAGGCCAAGTGTCATGA
- the rimI gene encoding ribosomal protein S18-alanine N-acetyltransferase, producing the protein MSTDVIFRKMTVKDIDEVYEIEKLSFTLPWTKESFFYEMLHNENAYYVVAETDKGIVGYCGMWLVLDECHVTNIAIHPEERGKKLGERLMKAAIETAKAHGAILMTLEARVSNTVAQNLYQKLGFKNGGIRKRYYTDNLEDAIVMWVNFNE; encoded by the coding sequence ATGAGCACCGATGTAATATTTCGCAAAATGACGGTAAAAGATATTGATGAAGTATACGAAATTGAAAAATTGTCTTTTACTTTACCTTGGACGAAAGAGTCTTTTTTCTACGAAATGCTGCATAACGAAAATGCCTATTATGTAGTTGCTGAAACAGACAAAGGAATTGTAGGTTATTGTGGGATGTGGCTCGTTTTGGACGAATGCCATGTAACGAATATCGCTATCCATCCGGAAGAACGAGGGAAGAAGCTTGGCGAGCGGTTGATGAAGGCAGCAATAGAAACTGCAAAAGCACACGGGGCAATCCTGATGACACTCGAGGCAAGAGTCAGCAACACCGTGGCGCAGAATCTGTATCAAAAATTAGGATTTAAAAATGGTGGGATCCGAAAGCGGTATTATACCGACAATCTGGAAGATGCCATAGTGATGTGGGTGAATTTTAATGAATAA
- the tsaD gene encoding tRNA (adenosine(37)-N6)-threonylcarbamoyltransferase complex transferase subunit TsaD produces the protein MNKDIYILGIETSCDETAASIVKNGREIISNVVASQIESHKRFGGVVPEIASRHHVEQITIVIEEALSRANMEPHQLDAVAVTEGPGLVGALLIGVNAAKAFAFAHGLPLVGVHHIAGHIYANRLEQEMEFPLLALVISGGHTELIYMEEHGSFEVIGETRDDAAGEAYDKVARTLNLPYPGGPHIDRLAHQSDGAIDFPRVWLEEGSYDFSFSGLKSSVLNYMHNAKQRGEAVPPEHVAAGFQNSVVEVVTAKALRAAEQYKVNQVIAAGGVAANKGLRTSLSAAFEKKGIPFFIPSLPLCTDNAAMIAAAGTVMFENGITGNMAMNGRPGMALTSWK, from the coding sequence ATGAATAAAGATATCTATATACTAGGAATTGAAACGAGTTGCGACGAAACGGCAGCTTCTATTGTTAAAAACGGCCGGGAAATCATTTCAAATGTCGTGGCGTCTCAAATAGAAAGCCATAAACGATTTGGCGGCGTGGTACCGGAAATCGCTTCCCGGCATCATGTTGAGCAAATCACGATTGTGATTGAAGAAGCTTTATCACGGGCTAATATGGAGCCGCATCAGTTAGATGCCGTCGCAGTCACTGAAGGCCCTGGTCTAGTAGGTGCATTGTTAATCGGCGTGAATGCAGCAAAAGCTTTTGCATTTGCTCATGGCCTGCCACTTGTCGGCGTCCATCACATTGCCGGACATATTTATGCCAACCGTTTGGAACAGGAAATGGAGTTCCCGCTGCTGGCCCTTGTTATTTCAGGCGGGCATACGGAGCTTATCTATATGGAAGAGCATGGAAGCTTTGAAGTGATCGGGGAAACCCGTGATGATGCAGCAGGAGAAGCTTACGATAAAGTGGCGAGAACGCTGAATCTTCCTTATCCAGGTGGTCCGCATATTGACCGCTTGGCGCATCAAAGCGATGGCGCCATTGATTTTCCGCGGGTATGGCTGGAAGAAGGCTCTTATGATTTCAGTTTCAGTGGATTAAAATCTTCTGTGTTAAATTATATGCATAATGCCAAACAGCGCGGCGAAGCGGTACCGCCTGAACATGTGGCTGCCGGCTTCCAAAACAGCGTAGTTGAAGTGGTGACTGCCAAGGCCCTTCGCGCTGCTGAACAGTACAAGGTGAACCAAGTGATTGCAGCCGGTGGGGTAGCGGCGAATAAAGGGCTTAGAACTTCTTTATCTGCAGCTTTTGAGAAAAAAGGCATTCCATTCTTTATCCCGTCGCTGCCGCTTTGTACAGACAATGCAGCAATGATTGCGGCGGCAGGTACCGTCATGTTCGAAAATGGAATTACGGGAAATATGGCGATGAACGGCCGTCCAGGAATGGCTTTAACTTCGTGGAAATAA
- a CDS encoding ABC-F family ATP-binding cassette domain-containing protein, giving the protein MIVLQVNQVHKSFGADEILSGVKLEVQHRDRVALVGRNGAGKSTLLKIISGEMSYDSGDIIMPKDLTIGYLEQQTDLESEATVWDEMMTIFSHFREQEAKLRQLEAQMADPAVYDDSAQYEKVMQEYDTLQHDFKDAGGYQFEADTRAILHGMKFYAEDYEKKVVSLSGGQKTRLMLAKLLLSKPQLLILDEPTNHLDIETLSWLENYLKNYPGALLIVSHDRYFLDQVVTLVYEVSRHRVKKYTGNYSRYLDEKAKQYELDLKQFEKQQSEKAKLEDYVQRNLVRASTTKMAQSRRRVLEKTDWMGAPDGDEKSARFGFTIEKQSGNDVLNVQSLAIGYGSQPVSENISLKLYRQDSLALVGPNGVGKSTLLKTIMKELKPLAGTVHYGTGIQFGYYDQEQANLKGNKLVLNELWDDYPHINEKDIRGILGRFLFSGDDVLKPISTLSGGEKARVALAKLMMQKANVLLLDEPTNHLDLDSKEVLENALLDYPGTILFVSHDRYFMNRLSTKVVELTQSGTTEYLGNYDYYVEKKLEMEELQALEDAEKAVVATTVPVTTTSQINKEAKKLERQLQRQTDETEQEMEKLDQQIAEIEELLCKPEVFQNHEKVLPLQNQLDSLKEAHEEKMLAWLELQEQLEKVDH; this is encoded by the coding sequence ATGATTGTATTACAAGTAAACCAAGTCCATAAATCGTTTGGCGCAGATGAAATCCTCTCCGGCGTCAAACTGGAAGTCCAACACCGCGACCGCGTTGCACTCGTGGGCCGCAACGGCGCAGGAAAATCAACTTTGCTAAAAATCATATCCGGTGAAATGTCTTACGACAGCGGCGATATCATCATGCCGAAAGACTTGACTATCGGCTATTTGGAACAACAAACCGATCTGGAATCAGAAGCGACCGTTTGGGACGAAATGATGACGATTTTCAGTCATTTCCGTGAACAGGAAGCAAAGCTTCGCCAACTCGAAGCACAAATGGCAGACCCGGCCGTTTATGATGATTCCGCACAATATGAAAAAGTCATGCAGGAATACGATACATTGCAGCACGATTTCAAAGATGCAGGCGGCTATCAGTTTGAAGCCGACACCCGAGCCATCCTTCACGGCATGAAATTCTATGCCGAAGACTATGAGAAAAAAGTGGTTTCCTTATCAGGGGGACAAAAAACGCGTCTGATGCTCGCTAAACTGCTGCTCAGCAAACCACAGCTATTGATTCTCGATGAGCCGACCAACCACTTGGACATTGAAACCTTGAGTTGGCTCGAGAATTATTTAAAAAACTATCCGGGCGCTTTGCTGATTGTTTCGCATGACCGCTACTTCCTCGATCAAGTGGTAACGCTTGTCTATGAAGTATCCCGTCACCGCGTCAAAAAGTATACCGGCAACTATAGCCGCTACCTCGATGAAAAAGCGAAGCAATACGAACTCGACTTAAAGCAATTCGAGAAGCAGCAGAGCGAAAAAGCAAAGCTTGAAGATTACGTCCAGCGCAACCTGGTCCGTGCCTCTACCACTAAAATGGCACAAAGCCGCAGACGGGTTCTGGAGAAAACCGACTGGATGGGTGCACCGGACGGCGACGAAAAATCCGCGCGTTTCGGTTTCACTATTGAGAAACAAAGCGGCAACGATGTCTTGAATGTCCAATCCCTTGCCATCGGCTACGGCAGCCAGCCGGTTTCTGAGAATATCTCACTGAAGCTGTACCGCCAGGATAGTCTGGCACTTGTCGGACCCAATGGCGTTGGCAAATCGACGCTCCTGAAAACGATTATGAAAGAACTGAAACCACTCGCCGGCACAGTCCATTACGGCACCGGCATCCAGTTCGGCTACTATGACCAAGAACAAGCCAACTTAAAAGGCAACAAGCTCGTCTTGAATGAATTATGGGATGATTATCCGCATATCAACGAAAAAGACATCCGCGGCATTTTAGGGCGCTTCCTGTTTTCAGGAGACGACGTATTGAAACCGATATCCACGCTTTCAGGCGGTGAAAAAGCTCGTGTCGCGCTCGCAAAATTGATGATGCAAAAAGCCAATGTGCTGCTGCTTGATGAGCCAACTAACCACTTGGATCTTGACAGCAAAGAAGTACTGGAAAATGCCTTGCTCGATTACCCGGGTACAATTTTATTTGTTTCCCACGATCGGTATTTTATGAACCGCCTTTCCACTAAAGTTGTGGAATTGACCCAAAGCGGCACCACTGAATACTTGGGCAACTACGACTATTACGTGGAAAAGAAACTGGAAATGGAAGAGCTGCAAGCACTCGAAGATGCAGAAAAAGCTGTCGTAGCCACAACGGTTCCAGTAACCACCACTTCACAAATCAATAAAGAAGCAAAAAAATTGGAACGCCAGTTGCAGCGCCAAACAGATGAAACCGAGCAGGAAATGGAAAAGCTTGATCAGCAAATCGCCGAGATTGAAGAATTGCTGTGTAAGCCGGAAGTTTTCCAGAATCATGAAAAAGTCCTTCCACTTCAAAACCAGCTCGATAGCTTGAAAGAAGCGCATGAAGAAAAAATGCTGGCGTGGCTGGAATTGCAAGAACAGCTTGAAAAAGTCGATCATTGA
- a CDS encoding redox-sensing transcriptional repressor Rex yields the protein MLHEPSKIPQATTKRLPLYYRFLQNFANAGQKRISSQELSEAMKIDSATIRRDFSHLGAFGKKGYGYDVQDLLAFFRKTLDQDEATNVALIGVGNLGSAFLKYNFQRNHNTKIVLAFDSNSPYEGERISGIDTYHPDRIEEKMKELGIELVILTVPSRSAQEVTDRLAKTDIKGILNFTPVRISVPDHIRVQTIDLSVELQTLIYQIKQQ from the coding sequence ATGTTACATGAACCATCAAAAATTCCGCAAGCCACAACTAAACGATTGCCGCTTTATTACCGTTTTCTCCAGAATTTCGCGAACGCGGGACAAAAACGGATTTCCTCCCAGGAATTAAGTGAAGCGATGAAAATCGACTCGGCGACCATTCGCCGGGATTTTTCCCATTTGGGCGCTTTCGGCAAAAAAGGGTATGGCTATGATGTTCAGGACCTGCTTGCATTTTTCCGGAAAACCCTCGACCAGGACGAAGCGACCAATGTGGCGCTGATTGGCGTCGGGAATTTGGGAAGTGCGTTTTTAAAGTACAATTTCCAGCGCAACCACAATACCAAGATTGTTCTGGCATTCGATTCAAACTCGCCGTATGAAGGGGAAAGGATCAGTGGTATTGATACGTACCATCCGGACCGCATTGAAGAAAAGATGAAGGAATTAGGGATTGAACTGGTCATATTGACCGTGCCTTCACGCTCTGCCCAAGAAGTCACGGACCGCCTCGCGAAAACGGACATTAAAGGCATCTTGAATTTCACTCCTGTCCGCATCTCGGTTCCGGATCATATCCGTGTGCAGACAATCGACTTGTCTGTAGAACTGCAAACACTTATTTACCAAATCAAGCAGCAATAG
- a CDS encoding CPBP family intramembrane glutamic endopeptidase has protein sequence MKINVKAKADTDRSGKQKFSVKASRKGKKTPLYVLLIFIAVQLLPILFIAPTLNYFRGQGLDEATALASTSGWLIVFTMGVGFIVTMIVILRDKRFFDIWKGKKSSLLAAVGWGVLGFLLLLIGQSIAAMIEMAIGIEAGSENTMALVNIAEVVPMAILAVVLFGPILEELVFRRVVFGSLNQTTNFFVATAVSALVFALVHMEFSHLLLYFTTGLVLAFLYQRTKRIITPIIAHIMLNGYVMLIQLNMDKIENFLKQLENIQ, from the coding sequence ATGAAAATAAATGTAAAAGCTAAAGCTGATACAGACCGCTCCGGCAAACAGAAGTTTAGCGTTAAAGCGAGCCGGAAAGGCAAAAAGACGCCGCTATATGTATTGCTGATTTTTATAGCTGTGCAGCTGCTACCGATTTTATTTATTGCACCGACACTGAATTATTTCCGTGGCCAAGGATTGGATGAAGCTACCGCATTAGCCTCTACTTCCGGCTGGCTGATTGTGTTCACTATGGGCGTCGGGTTTATTGTGACCATGATTGTCATTTTACGCGACAAGCGGTTTTTCGATATTTGGAAAGGCAAAAAATCAAGCCTTCTTGCTGCAGTCGGCTGGGGTGTCCTCGGCTTTCTGTTATTGCTGATCGGACAATCTATTGCGGCCATGATTGAAATGGCCATCGGCATCGAAGCTGGATCTGAAAACACCATGGCACTCGTCAATATCGCTGAAGTGGTTCCAATGGCAATCCTCGCGGTTGTATTATTCGGGCCGATACTGGAAGAACTTGTCTTCCGCCGTGTCGTGTTTGGTTCATTGAACCAGACCACCAACTTCTTTGTAGCCACTGCTGTCAGCGCCTTGGTTTTCGCCCTCGTCCATATGGAGTTCAGCCATTTGCTGCTGTACTTCACCACGGGTCTTGTGCTGGCATTCCTTTACCAAAGGACAAAACGCATCATCACTCCGATTATTGCGCACATCATGTTGAACGGCTATGTTATGCTGATTCAATTGAATATGGATAAAATCGAGAACTTCCTGAAGCAGCTCGAAAATATTCAGTAA
- the groES gene encoding co-chaperone GroES, which produces MLRPLGDRVIIELVEAEEKTSSGIVLPGSAQEKPQEGKVIAVGNGVIRDNGQRTELEVKEGDRIIFSKYAGTELKYEGNEYLILRENDILAVLG; this is translated from the coding sequence TTGTTAAGACCATTAGGAGATCGCGTAATTATTGAGCTTGTAGAAGCAGAAGAAAAGACTTCAAGCGGAATTGTACTGCCGGGTTCGGCACAGGAAAAACCGCAGGAAGGCAAAGTGATCGCTGTAGGTAATGGAGTTATCCGTGACAATGGACAGCGCACTGAACTGGAAGTCAAAGAAGGCGACCGGATCATCTTCTCAAAATACGCAGGCACTGAACTTAAATATGAAGGCAATGAATACTTGATCTTACGCGAAAACGATATTTTAGCGGTATTAGGCTAA
- the groL gene encoding chaperonin GroEL (60 kDa chaperone family; promotes refolding of misfolded polypeptides especially under stressful conditions; forms two stacked rings of heptamers to form a barrel-shaped 14mer; ends can be capped by GroES; misfolded proteins enter the barrel where they are refolded when GroES binds) has translation MAKEIKFSEDARSLMAAGVDKLADAVKVTLGPKGRNVVLEKKFGSPLITNDGVTIAKEIELENAFENMGAKLVAEVASKTNDIAGDGTTTATVLAQAMIREGLKNVTAGANPVGIRRGIEMAVESAVEGLKAVSQQIEGKESIAQVAAISSGDDEVGNLIAEAMERVGNDGVITLEESRGFTTELDVVEGMQFDRGYQSPYMVTDSEKMEAVLDNPFILVTDKKIGNIQEILPVLEQVVQQSKPLLIVAEDVEGEALATLVVNKLRGTFNAVAVKAPGFGDRRKAMLEDIATLTGAEVITEDLGLELKSTNITQLGRASKVVVSKENTTIVEGAGDQAKIVGRVSQLRSQLEETTSEFDKEKLQERLAKLAGGVAVIKVGAATETELKERKLRIEDALNATRAAVEEGIVAGGGTALINVYNQVAELLESQEGDVATGINIVLRALEEPVRQIATNAGLEGSIIVHRLKSEEVGIGFNAANGQWVNMLAEGIVDPTKVTRSALQNAASVAAMFLTTEAVVADIPEPASAMGGGMPDMGGMGGMM, from the coding sequence ATGGCAAAAGAAATTAAATTCAGCGAAGATGCACGCAGTTTAATGGCTGCTGGTGTTGATAAATTAGCAGATGCAGTAAAAGTGACGCTTGGGCCAAAAGGGCGCAACGTTGTACTTGAGAAGAAATTCGGTTCACCTCTTATCACGAACGATGGTGTAACCATTGCGAAAGAAATCGAACTTGAAAACGCATTTGAAAACATGGGCGCGAAATTGGTTGCTGAAGTAGCTTCTAAGACAAACGACATCGCAGGTGACGGTACGACAACTGCAACGGTTCTAGCGCAGGCTATGATCCGTGAAGGCTTGAAAAACGTTACAGCTGGCGCAAACCCTGTCGGCATCCGCCGCGGTATTGAAATGGCAGTAGAAAGTGCTGTTGAAGGCTTGAAAGCTGTTTCCCAGCAAATCGAAGGAAAAGAATCAATTGCACAAGTTGCAGCGATTTCTTCTGGAGACGATGAAGTAGGCAACTTGATCGCTGAAGCAATGGAGCGCGTTGGCAACGACGGCGTTATCACGTTGGAAGAATCCCGTGGCTTCACAACTGAACTTGATGTCGTGGAAGGTATGCAATTCGACCGCGGATATCAATCACCTTACATGGTAACAGATTCTGAGAAAATGGAAGCTGTCCTAGACAACCCATTCATCTTGGTGACAGATAAGAAAATCGGAAACATCCAGGAAATCCTTCCTGTGTTGGAGCAGGTTGTGCAACAAAGCAAACCGCTATTGATCGTTGCGGAAGACGTTGAAGGCGAAGCACTTGCTACATTAGTAGTAAACAAATTGCGTGGAACATTCAATGCAGTAGCTGTTAAAGCTCCTGGATTTGGTGACCGCCGCAAAGCTATGCTGGAAGACATCGCAACATTGACTGGCGCTGAAGTGATCACTGAAGATCTTGGCCTAGAGCTGAAATCCACAAACATCACTCAACTTGGACGCGCTTCTAAAGTTGTTGTTTCAAAAGAGAACACAACAATCGTTGAAGGTGCTGGAGACCAAGCGAAAATCGTTGGCCGCGTATCTCAACTCCGCAGCCAATTGGAAGAAACAACTTCTGAATTCGACAAAGAGAAATTGCAGGAGCGCTTGGCTAAACTGGCTGGCGGCGTTGCAGTCATCAAAGTCGGAGCAGCTACTGAAACTGAGTTGAAAGAACGCAAACTTCGCATTGAAGATGCATTGAACGCAACTCGCGCAGCAGTTGAAGAAGGTATCGTTGCGGGTGGTGGTACTGCTCTTATCAACGTTTACAACCAAGTGGCAGAACTTCTTGAGTCTCAAGAAGGCGACGTAGCAACGGGCATCAACATCGTTCTTCGTGCACTTGAAGAGCCAGTTCGCCAAATCGCAACAAACGCAGGCCTTGAAGGATCGATCATCGTTCACCGCCTGAAATCAGAAGAAGTCGGCATCGGCTTCAACGCAGCTAACGGCCAGTGGGTCAATATGCTGGCAGAAGGAATCGTTGACCCAACTAAAGTAACGCGTTCAGCATTGCAAAACGCAGCTTCTGTTGCAGCAATGTTCTTGACGACTGAAGCAGTTGTAGCAGACATTCCTGAACCAGCTTCAGCAATGGGCGGCGGAATGCCTGATATGGGCGGCATGGGCGGCATGATGTAA